One Streptomyces sp. 840.1 genomic window, CGCACTCGGGAAACCCGCCGGGAAGTCCGCCAAGCGGCTGAAGGCCGTACAGAGCGTGCTGGGCGACCACCAGGACAGCGTGGTGGCCCGCGAGGCCCTGCGCGCCCTCGCCGTCCAGGCACAGCTGTCCGGCGAGCCGTCGTTCACCTGGGGACTGCTGTACGGCCAGGAGGAGCGCACGGCGGCGGCACGCGAGGAGGAGCTGCCCGGGGTGTGGGCCGGGGCGTCCCGGGCGCTGGGCCGGGCGGCTCCGGAACGCTGAGCGCCGGGGTACGCTGGATGGTCATCCTTGCCGGCTCTCGAAAGTTCGCGATGTCTGTCGATTCGGTCTTCCCACAGCTCGAAGCTCTGCTCCCGCATGTGCAGAAGCCCATCCAGTACGTCGGCGGTGAGCTCAACTCCACCGTCAAGCCGTGGGACGAGTGCGACGTCCGCTGGGCCCTGATGTACCCGGACGCGTACGAGGTGGGGCTCCCCAACCAGGGCGTCATGATCCTCTACGAGGTGCTCAACGAGCGCCAGGGCGTCCTCGCGGAGCGCACCTACAGCGTCTGGCCGGACCTGGAGGAGCTGATGCGCGAGCACAAGGTGCCCCAGTTCACGGTGGACGGACACCGCCCGGTCAAGGCGTTCGATGTCTTCGGGCTCAGCTTCTCCACCGAACTCGGCTACACCAACATGCTCACCGCCCTGGACCTGGCCGGCATTCCGCTGGCCGCCAAGGACCGGGGCCTGGACGACCCGATCGTGCTCGCCGGCGGCCACGCCGCGTTCAACCCCGAGCCGATCGCGGAGTTCATCGACTGCGCGGTCATCGGCGACGGCGAGCAGGCCGTCCTGGAGATCACCGAGATCATCAGGGCCTGGAAGGCCGAGGGCCGCCCCGGCGGCCGCGAGGAGGTGCTCTTCCGCCTCGCGAAGACCGGTGGCGTCTACGTCCCCGGCTTCTACGACGTCGAGTACCTCCCGGACGGCCGCATCGGCCGCGTCGTGCCGAACAAGTCGGGCGTGCCGTGGCGGGTGTCCAAGCACACCGTCATGGACCTCGACGAGTGGCCCTACCCGAAGCAGCCCCTCGTCCCGCTCGCCGAGACCGTCCACGAGCGGATGTCCGTCGAGATCTTCCGGGGCTGCACACGCGGCTGCCGTTTCTGCCAGGCCGGCATGATCACGCGCCCCGTGCGGGAGCGAAGCATCACCGGCATCGGCGAAATGGTGGAGAAGGGTCTCAAGGCGACCGGCTTCGAGGAGGTCGGCCTGCTCTCGCTCTCCTCCGCCGACCACTCCGAGATCGGTGACATCGCCAAGGGCCTGGCCGACCGCTACACGGACGACAAGATCGGGCTCTCGCTGCCCTCCACCCGCGTCGACGCGTTCAACGTGGACCTGGCCAACGAGCTGACCCGCAACGGCCGCCGCTCCGGTCTCACCTTCGCCCCCGAGGGCGGCTCCGAGCGCATGCGCAAGGTCATCAACAAGATGGTCTCGGAGGAGGACCTGATCCGGACCGTCTCCACCGCGTACGGCAACGGCTGGCGGCAGGTGAAGCTGTACTTCATGTGCGGTCTGCCCACCGAGACCGACGAGGACGTCCTGCAGATCGGTGACATGGCGGTCAACGTCATCGCCAAGGGCCGCGAGGTCTCCGGCCAGAACGACATCCGCTGCACCGTCTCCATCGGCGGCTTCGTGCCCAAGCCGCACACCCCGTTCCAGTGGGCGCCGCAGCTCGGCGTCGAGGAGACCGACGCCCGGCTCGCCAAGCTCCGGGACAAGATCCGCGGCGACAAGAAGTACGGCCGCTCGATCGGCTTCCGCTACCACGACGGCAAGCCCGGCATCGTCGAGGGCCTGCTCTCCCGGGGCGACCGCCGGGTCGGCTCGGTCATCCGCGCCGTCTACGAGGCCGGTGGCCGATTCGACGGCTGGCGCGAGCACTTCAGCTACGACCTGTGGATGAAGAGCGCCGAGAAGACGCTGCCCGGCTTCGGCGTGGACGTCGACTGGTACACCACCCGGGAGCGGACGTACGAGGAGGTCCTGCCCTGGGACCACCTGGACTCCGGCCTCGACAAGGACTGGCTCTGGGAGGACTGGCAGGACTCGCTCGACGAGACCGAGGTCGAGGACTGCCGCTGGACGCCGTGCTTCGACTGCGGGGTGTGCCCGCAGCTCGACCTCGACATCCAGATCGGCCCGACGGGCAAGAAGCTCCTCCCGCTGACGGTCGTGAAGTGACACCGTCCGGCTCCGGCCGGGTGACAGCTCGATGACGAAGGCCCGGTCCGGGAAACCCCCGGACCGGGCCTTCGCGTCATGGAGTGCATGGACAACGCAGAGCACCAGGCCCCCGCGCGGTACGAGAGCGGCGACGGCTGTCTGACCACCCTGGTCCGGATCCCGGTGCGGATCGTGGTCCTCGTGCTCGTCCTGCCGCTCCGGATGGTCTGGGACGCGCTCGCCGCCTGCGCCCGCGCCGTCGACCGGACCCTGCTCAGGCCGCTGGGGCGGGGCCTGGCCCGGCTGTTCCAGGTGCTCGTGGTCACCCCGGCCGGATGGCTGTGGACCTGGGTACTGACCCCGGCGGGCCGCGCGGCGCGGTGGCTGGCGTGGGCGCTGCTCGTCCTGCCGTGGACCGCGCTGTGGCGGTACGTCGTGGTGCCCGGGGCGCGGTACGGGATCGCGGTCCCGGCCCGCTGGATGTACCGCGAGGTCCTCACCCCGCTCGGACGCGGGCTGCGGTGGGCGTACCTGAGGCTGCTCGCACCCGCCGGACGCGGACTCCTCACCGGGGTCGGATGGCTGCTCAGGGCCGTGCTCGTGCTGCCGGCCGTGGGCGTGTGGCGGTATGTGCTGGTGCCGCTGGGGCTGGCCGCCGCCTGGGTGGTCCGCTACCTGGTCGTCGTGCCCGCCCGGTGGACGTACCGGGAACTGCTCACCCCGCTGGGGCACGGCACCGCCCGGCTCCTCGACCTGCTGGGCCGAGGCGTCGCCGTCGGCTTCCGGGGGCTGTGGGCCGGTCTGTGCCTGCTCGTTTCGGTGCTTCTCGTCACTCCGCTGGTCTGGGGGTACCAGCGGGTGCTCGCCCCCGTGGGCCGGGAGGTCGCGGCCGCGTTCGGATTCGCGTGGCGCGCCGCCGGATTCGTCTCGCGGGCCGTCGGCCGGGCGCTGGCCTGGCTGGCATGGCACCTGGTCGGGGCGCCGGTGGCCTGGGCCTACCGCACGGTCTGCACCCCCGTCGGGCATTTCGTGCGCGACGCCGTGTGGGCCCCGGCCCGGCGGGCGGCCGTCGCGGCCGGCCGGACGGCCCGGGACACGATGCGCACCGCCCGCGAGGCCGTACGGCAGGCGCGCCGCGACACGTGGCGGGCACTGGTCGGCGGGCCGCGCGTGACCGAGCCCCGGGAACTCGACAGGCGGGTTGCGCGTACTCTGGGTAGTACAACGATTGTGCCCAGCGCGGCGCCCGAACCAGAGATCTCCCTGCACGGCGGGAAAGCCGCCCAGCGGGGGTGAGCCGGAGCGGACACCCCGGGCCACCCGTATTTCGTGGGCGGTGCGCCACCGCGTCCGCCCCGCACCGAGGAGAAGAACCACTGGGCAAGCGACAGCCCGAAGGCCCGCCGCCCGCACCCACAGTGCAGCGCATCCGTCTGCGTTACACCAAGCGCGGCCGCCTCCGGTTCACCAGTCACCGTGACTTCCAGCGTGCTTTCGAGCGGGCGCTGCGCCGCTCCGAGGTGCCCATGGCCTACTCGGCGGGCTTCACCCCGCACCCCAAGGTGTCCTACGCCAATGCCGCTCCCACCGGCACGGGCAGCGAGGCCGAGTTCCTGGAGATCGCCCTCAGCGAGGCGCGTGACCCCGATGTCCTGCGCGAGCTGCTGAACGACTCGCTACCGGACGGGCTCGACATCACGGACGCCGTGGAGGCCCGCACCTCGGGCCTCGCCGACCGGCTGACCGCCTCCATCTGGGAGATGCGGCTGGACGGGGTCTCGGCCGAGGAGGCCGAGAAGGCCGTGGCAGCCTTCAACGCGGCCGAGACCGTCGAGGTCCAGCGCCGCACGAAGAACGGCATCCGCAGCTTCGACGCCAGGTCCGCCGTGGTGGACCTGCAAGCCCTTGATCAACAGCCTGATAGGCCCGAGGTCAAGGCCTGTGCGATACTGCGGCTGGTTGTTCGGCACGTGACACCTGCCGTACGACCTGACGACGTCCTGTCCGGTCTCCACGTTGTGGCCGACCTGGCGCCGCCGGTCCCCGCAGCGGTGACCAGGCTGGCGCAGGGGCTCTTCGACGAGGAGTCCGGCACGGTGACCGACCCGCTCGCGCCTGACCGCGAGGCAGCCCCGGCCGCGCTACCCACGGCCACCGGGACCGCCGCCGCGACGGCGCCTGAAGGTGCGGGCACCGCGTAAGGCGGTCGTTGTAGCGCAGCCCTCGGACTCGGGAGCCACCTGGTCCGGGCCGCGCGCAGACCCATAAGACTTTCGCCAGGCCGTGCGCACACCGTGTACGGAACCGGCGAGCCAGACATTCAGCCCCCGTGCGGCGCCCGCGCCCCGGACGGCGGTACCGCGTACATGAGCGGACCGTGCCGGACCGGAAACAGACGCGGCGCCCGGGAGCCCGACGGGAGAACCGCCCGCATGCTCGAGCCCACCGAACCCGGCACGACCGGGAACGCAGAAGACAGCAACACCCCCGGGGACAAGCTGCCGCCGCGCCGCAGGCGCCGCGCGGCGTCCCGCCCGGCCGGCCCGCCCTCGGGCGGCGCGCAGGGCGCGGCGGACGCGCCGGCCATACCGGCCGTTGACGCCGGAGAGTCGGACCCCACCACCGAGGCCGAGGCCGCCCCGCCCGTCCGGGCCCGCCGCCGCGCGGTCCGCAAGGCCACCGCCCCGGCGGGTGCCCCGCAGGCCGCCGAGGCCGTGGAGCCCACCGCGGCCCCCGAGCCCGTCGCCGAGGAGCCGGCCGGGCAGGCCGAGCCGGTCGAGGCGCCGCGTGCGCGTCGCCGTGCCTCGCGCAAGGCCACCGCCCCGGCGGGCGCTCCGCAGGCCGCCGAGGCCGTGGAGATCGTCGAGGAGCCCACCGCGGCCCCCGAGCCCGTCGCCGAGGCGCCGGTCGAGGAGGCCGAGCCGGTCGAGGCGCCGCGTGCGCGTCGCCGTGCCTCCCGCAAGGCCACCGCCCCCGCGGGCGCTCCGCAGGCCGCCGAGGCCGTGGAGATCATCGAGGCCGTCGAGGAGCCCGCCGCCCCGGCGAGCCCCGAGCCCGCCGCCGAGGCGCCGCGCGGCCGTGCCCGCCGCAGGGCCTCCGCCCCCGCCGGTGCGCCGCAGGCCGCCCGCACCGAGACCGCAGAGCCCGTCGCCGCCGCCGAGCCCGTAGAGGCCGCCCCGGCTCCCGCCGAGCAGGCCGAGCCGGCCGAGGCCCCGCGCGGCCGCCGTCGCGCGGTCCGCAAGGCCACCTCCCCCGCCGGCGCCCCGCAGGCCGCCGAGGAGCGCAACGAGGCCCAGAGCGGCGAGAGCCTGCCCGAGGCAGCCGTCGAGGAGCTGGCAGCCGAGACCGCCGAGGTCGAGGAGGCCGCCCCGCGCGGCCGTCAGCGCCGCCGCGCCACCGCGGCCGCCGGCCGGCCCGAGTTCACCGGCAAGGTCGAGGAGCCCGCGCGCCGGAGCCGTGGCGCGGCGCGCCCCGCCGTCGCCGTGTTCCAGGCCCCGGTCTTCTCCGAGCCGATGTTCCAGACCCCGGAGACCGCCGCGGCGGCCGCCGCCGCAGGCACCGGTACGCAGGACGAGGAGCCCGAGGACGAGATCGGGACGGCCGAGGAGCAGACCCCGGCCGCCGAGGCACCCGCCCCCGCCGAGGCCCCGCAGGGCGGTTCGCGCCGCCGTCGCCGCCGTCGCGGTGAGACCGCCGAGGCCGAGCCCGCCGCCGCACCCGCGCCGGCCGCCGCCCCGGTGGAGGAGCAGGCCGAGGAGGACCACGACCCCTCGGGTGACAGCGAGAGCGACGCCGAGCACGACGGCGAGGACACCGACGAGTACGGTGACCGGCCCTCGCGCCGCCGCCGTCGTGGGGGCCGTCGCCGCCGCCGTGGCGAGTCCGCCGAGGACGAGAGCACGGAGCAGCACAGCGACGACACCGCCGACCACCGCTCCGACGACGAGCAGGAACGCGCCCACGAGTCCGAGGACGAGGGCGACGAGGACAACGACGACGACAGCGACTCCGGCGCCGCCGGTTCGAGCAGCAGCCGCCGTCGCCGTCGCCGCCGCCGTCGCAGCGGTGACTCCTCGTCCGACGCCGAGAACGGCACGGACGACCCGGAGCGCACGGTCGTCAAGGTCCGCGAGCCCCGCAAGAAGGAAGCCGAGCGCGAGCCCGGCACCGGCTTCGACGAGGTCCAGTCCATCAAGGGCTCGACGCGTATGGAGGCCAAGAAGCAGCGCCGTCGCGAGGGCCGCGAGCAGGGCCGCCGCCGGGTCCCGATCATCACCGAGGCGGAGTTCCTGGCCCGCCGCGAGGCCGTCGAGCGCGTGATGGTCGTCCGCCAGAACGGCGAGCGCACCCAGATCGGCGTCCTCGAGGACAACGTGCTCGTCGAGCACTACGTCAACAAGGAGCAGGCCACCAGCTACGTCGGCAACGTCTACCTGGGCAAGGTCCAGAACGTCCTGCCGTCCATGGAGGCCGCCTTCGTCGACATCGGCAAGGGCCGCAACGCCGTCCTGTACGCCGGGGAGGTCAACTTCGAGGCGCTCGGCATGGCCCACGGGCCGCGCCGCATCGAGACCGCGCTCAAGTCCGGCCAGTCCGTCCTCGTCCAGGTGACGAAGGACCCGATCGGCCACAAGGGCGCCCGCCTGACCAGCCAGGTCTCGCTGCCCGGCCGTTACCTGGTCTACGTGCCCGAGGGCTCGATGACCGGGATCAGCCGCAAGCTGCCCGACACCGAGCGCGCCCGGCTCAAGACCATCCTCAAGAAGATCGTCCCCGAGGACGCGGGCGTCATCGTCCGCACCGCGGCGGAGGGCGCGAGCGAGGACGAGCTGCGCCGCGACGTCGAGCGGCTCCAGCAGCAGTGGGAGGACATCCAGAAGAAGTCGAAGAGCAGCGGCAGCTCCAACGCGCCGACGCTGCTCTACGGCGAGCCGGACATGACCGTCCGGGTCGTCCGCGACATCTTCAACGAGGACTTCTCCAAGGTCATCGTCAGCGGCAACGAGGCGTGGGACACCATCCACGGCTACGTCTCGCACGTGGCGCCCGACCTGACGGACCGGCTGTCGCGGTGGACCTCCGAGGTCGACATCTTCGCGACGTACCGGATCGACGAGCAGCTCATGAAGGCGCTGGACCGCAAGGTCTACCTGCCGAGCGGCGGCTCGCTGGTGATCGACAAGACCGAGGCGATGGTCGTCGTCGACGTCAACACCGGCAAGTTCACCGGTCAGGGCGGCAACCTCGAGGAGACCGTCACCAAGAACAACCTGGAGGCGGCCGAGGAGATCGTGCGCCAGCTGCGGCTGCGCGACCTCGGTGGCATCGTCGTCGTCGACTTCATCGACATGGTGCTGGAGTCCAACCGGGACCTGGTGCTGCGGCGTCTCCTGGAGTGCCTGGGACGCGACCGTACGAAGCACCAGGTCGCCGAGGTCACCTCGCTCGGCCTGGTCCAGATGACCCGCAAGCGGGTCGGACAGGGTCTGCTGGAGTCCTTCTCGGAGACCTGTGTCCACTGCAACGGGCGCGGCGTGATCGTGCACATGGAGCAGCCCACCTCGGTGGGCGGTGGCGGTGGCAACGGCAAGCGGTCCAAGAAGCGCCGCGGCGGTTCCGGCCAGGACCACGAGCAGGACCACAGCCACGAGCACGATCACGACCACGAGCACGACGGCGACAACGAGGTCGAGACCGAGGCGGAGGTCGCGGCCGAGGTCGCCGCCCCGCTGGCGCTGCCCGAGCCGGAATTCGTCCCGGACGAGGAGCTGTACAGCAGCGCGGCCGAGGCCGAGGCTGCGGCAGGCCGAGGCCGTGGCCGTCGCCGGGCGACCCGTAAGGCGTCCGCCCCGGCCGGTGCCCCGAAGCAGGCGTCCGCGCCCGCTCCGGTGGCCGAGCCGGAGCCGGTCGTGGAGCCGGAGCCCGTCGTGGAGCCGGTTGCCGAGACCCCCGCCGCCGAGGCGCCCCAGGGCCGCACGCGCCGTCGTGCGACCCGCAAGGCGACAGCCCCGGCCGGTTCGCCGGCCCAGGCCGAAGCGGTAGTGGCCGAGCCGGTAGTGGCCGAGCCCGCTCCGGCGGCGCCCGCCCCGGCCGCCGAGGCGCCGGTCTCCGACGCCGACCCGGTCGCCGCGGAGGACCCGGTGGCCGAGGCCCCGCACGTGGAGGTCCCGGCCGAGGAGCCGGCCGCACCGCCGCGTGCCCGGCGCCGCGCCACCCGCAAGGCCACCGCGCCCGCCGGCTCCCCGGCCGGTACGGACGAGGCCGCGACCGTCGTGGTGACCGCCTCCACCGAGGACGGGCAGGCGCCGGAGTCCGCAGCGGACGCCGACGCCGGGTCCGAGGCCGCGCCGGCCAAGAAGGCGGCCCGCAAGACCGCCAAGAAGGCCACGGCCAAGAAGGCGGCCACCAAGAAGGCGACCGCCACGAAGACCGCCGCCAAGAAGACCGCCGCGAAGAAGACGACGGCCAAGAAGGCGGCAGCGAAGAAGACGGTGGCGGCGGAGCAGCAGAGCCCCTCCTCCGTCACGGCTTCGGCGGACGAGGTCTGAGCGACCCCGCACCGTGCGCCCGTACACAGCCGGACCGGTTCCGTCACAGGAACCGGCCCGGCTGCGTACTGCCGCCCCCGCCGCACCGAAACCTTCCCCGCGGACACGGGAGTCTGAGCACATGCGCAAGATCCAGAAGGCCGTCATACCGGCCGCCGGGCTCGGTACCCGGTTCCTGCCGGCGACCAAGGCGACTCCCAAGGAGATGCTGCCGGTGGTCGACAAGCCCGCGATCCAGTACGTCGTGGAGGAGGCCGCCGCCGCGGGACTGAGCGACGTCCTGATGATCACCGGGCGCAACAAGCGTGCCCTGGAGGACCACTTCGACCGGAATTACGAGCTGGAGTCGGCGCTCACCCGTAAGGGCGACGCCGAACGGCTGCGCAGGGTCCAGGAGTCGAGCGACCTGGCGACCATGCACTACGTCCGCCAGGGTGACCCGCGCGGCCTGGGCCACGCCGTCCTGTGCGCGGAGCCCCATGTGGGCGACGAGCCGTTCGCCGTGCTTCTGGGCGACGACCTGATCGACCCGCGCGACCCGCTGCTGGCCCGCATGGTGGAGATCCAGGAGCGCGAGGGCGGCAGCGTCGTCGCGCTGATGGAGGTGGCCCCCGAGCAGATCCACATGTACGGCTGCGCCGCGGTGGAGCCCACGTCCCTGGGCGACGTCGTCCGGGTCACCGGGCTGGTCGAGAAGCCGGAGCCGGGCGATGCGCCCAGCAACCTCGCCGTCATCGGACGCTACGTACTGGACCCCGCGGTCTTCGGCGTGCTGCGTGAGACGGAGCCGGGCCGGGGCGGCGAGATCCAGCTGACGGACGCGCTCCAGGAACTGGCCGCCGACGAGAAGCTCGGCGGCCCGGTCCACGGCGTCGTCTTCCGGGGCCGCCGCTACGACACCGGTGACCGGGGCGACTATCTGCGCGCCATCGTCAGACTCGCCTGTGAGCGAGAGGACCTGGGCCCCGACTTCCGCGACTGGCTGCGCGGTTACGTGGCGGCCGAGCTCTGAGAGGCTGTCGGGGCCCATCCCGTACGGCACCCGGACCCACCACCCGGGACACACGCACCAAGGACCAAGGAGAACCCTCATGATCGGCATGATTCTGGCGGCCGGCGCAGGCCGTCGTCTGCGCCCCTACACCGACACGCTGCCCAAGGCCCTGGTGCCGGTCGGCCCCGAGGGGAACGAGGAGAGCCTCACCGTCGTCGACCTGACGCTGGGCAACTTCGCCGAGGTCGGCCTGACCGAGGTCGCGATCATCGTGGGCTACCGCAAGGAGGCCCTGTACGAGCGCAAGGCCGCCCTGGAGGCCAAGTACGGGGTCACCCTCACCCTGATCGACAACGACAAGGCCGAGGAGTGGAACAACGCCTACTCCCTCTGGTGCGGCCGTGACGCCCTCAAGGACGGCGTGATCCTCGCCAACGGCGACACCGTGCACCCCGTCTCCGTCGAGAAGACGCTGCTGGCCGCCCGGGGCGACGGCAAGAAGATCATCCTCGCCCTCGACACGGTGAAGAAGCTCGCCGACGAGGAGATGAAGGTCGTCGTCGAGGACGGCAAGGGTGTCCGGCGGATCACCAAGCTGATGGACCCGGCCGAGGCCACCGGCGAGTACATCGGTGTCACGCTCATCGAGGGCGAGGCGGCCGAGGAACTGGCCGACGCGCTGAAGACCACGTTCGAGCGCGACCCGGACCTCTACTACGAGGACGGCTACCAGGAGCTCGTCAACCGAGGCTTCAAGGTCGACGTGGAGCCGATCGGCGACATCAAGTGGGTGGAGATCGACAACCACGAGGACCTGGCCAAGGGCAGGACCATCGCGTGCCAGTACTGACCCGGCTGATCCCCGCACCGGTCGTCGTCGACATCCGGGCCGGAGCTCTCGCGGATCTGGCGGGTGTCCTCGCCGATCAGCGGATCTCCGGCTCGGGGAAGCTGGCGGTCGCGATAAGCGGGGGCTCCGGCCGGGCGCTGCGGGAGCGGCTCTCGGACAGCCTGCCCGGCGCCTCCTGGTTCGAGGTCGGCGGCGGCACGCTGAACGACGCCGTCAAGCTGGCCGAGGACATGAAGTCCGGGCGGTACGACGCCGTGGTCGGCCTCGGCGGCGGCAAGATCATCGACTGCGCCAAGTTCGCCGCGGCGCGCATCGGGCTGCCGCTGGTCGCCGTGGCGACGAACCTGTCGCACGACGGTCTGTGCTCACCGGTGGCCACGCTGGACAACGACGCGGGCCGGGGCTCGTACGGTGTCCCGAACCCGATCGCCGTCGTCATCGACCTCGACATCATCCGTGAGGCCCCGGTCCGCTTCGTGCGGTCCGGGATCGGGGACGCGCTCTCGAACATCTCCGCCGTGGCGGACTGGGAGCTCGCGCACCAGGTCAACGGCGAGGACATCGACGGGCTGGCCGCGGCGATGGCCCGGCAGGCCGGTGAGGCCGTGCTGCGTCACCCCGGTTCGCTGGACGAGGACCGGTTCCTCCAGGTGCTGGCGGAGGGGCTGGTGCTCACCGGGATCTCGATGTCGGTCGCGGGCGACAGCCGGCCCGCCTCCGGCGCCTGCCACGAGATCAACCACGCCTTCGACCTGCTCTTTCCCCGGCGGGCG contains:
- a CDS encoding TIGR03960 family B12-binding radical SAM protein, whose translation is MSVDSVFPQLEALLPHVQKPIQYVGGELNSTVKPWDECDVRWALMYPDAYEVGLPNQGVMILYEVLNERQGVLAERTYSVWPDLEELMREHKVPQFTVDGHRPVKAFDVFGLSFSTELGYTNMLTALDLAGIPLAAKDRGLDDPIVLAGGHAAFNPEPIAEFIDCAVIGDGEQAVLEITEIIRAWKAEGRPGGREEVLFRLAKTGGVYVPGFYDVEYLPDGRIGRVVPNKSGVPWRVSKHTVMDLDEWPYPKQPLVPLAETVHERMSVEIFRGCTRGCRFCQAGMITRPVRERSITGIGEMVEKGLKATGFEEVGLLSLSSADHSEIGDIAKGLADRYTDDKIGLSLPSTRVDAFNVDLANELTRNGRRSGLTFAPEGGSERMRKVINKMVSEEDLIRTVSTAYGNGWRQVKLYFMCGLPTETDEDVLQIGDMAVNVIAKGREVSGQNDIRCTVSIGGFVPKPHTPFQWAPQLGVEETDARLAKLRDKIRGDKKYGRSIGFRYHDGKPGIVEGLLSRGDRRVGSVIRAVYEAGGRFDGWREHFSYDLWMKSAEKTLPGFGVDVDWYTTRERTYEEVLPWDHLDSGLDKDWLWEDWQDSLDETEVEDCRWTPCFDCGVCPQLDLDIQIGPTGKKLLPLTVVK
- a CDS encoding TIGR03936 family radical SAM-associated protein, whose translation is MQRIRLRYTKRGRLRFTSHRDFQRAFERALRRSEVPMAYSAGFTPHPKVSYANAAPTGTGSEAEFLEIALSEARDPDVLRELLNDSLPDGLDITDAVEARTSGLADRLTASIWEMRLDGVSAEEAEKAVAAFNAAETVEVQRRTKNGIRSFDARSAVVDLQALDQQPDRPEVKACAILRLVVRHVTPAVRPDDVLSGLHVVADLAPPVPAAVTRLAQGLFDEESGTVTDPLAPDREAAPAALPTATGTAAATAPEGAGTA
- a CDS encoding Rne/Rng family ribonuclease, with translation MLEPTEPGTTGNAEDSNTPGDKLPPRRRRRAASRPAGPPSGGAQGAADAPAIPAVDAGESDPTTEAEAAPPVRARRRAVRKATAPAGAPQAAEAVEPTAAPEPVAEEPAGQAEPVEAPRARRRASRKATAPAGAPQAAEAVEIVEEPTAAPEPVAEAPVEEAEPVEAPRARRRASRKATAPAGAPQAAEAVEIIEAVEEPAAPASPEPAAEAPRGRARRRASAPAGAPQAARTETAEPVAAAEPVEAAPAPAEQAEPAEAPRGRRRAVRKATSPAGAPQAAEERNEAQSGESLPEAAVEELAAETAEVEEAAPRGRQRRRATAAAGRPEFTGKVEEPARRSRGAARPAVAVFQAPVFSEPMFQTPETAAAAAAAGTGTQDEEPEDEIGTAEEQTPAAEAPAPAEAPQGGSRRRRRRRGETAEAEPAAAPAPAAAPVEEQAEEDHDPSGDSESDAEHDGEDTDEYGDRPSRRRRRGGRRRRRGESAEDESTEQHSDDTADHRSDDEQERAHESEDEGDEDNDDDSDSGAAGSSSSRRRRRRRRRSGDSSSDAENGTDDPERTVVKVREPRKKEAEREPGTGFDEVQSIKGSTRMEAKKQRRREGREQGRRRVPIITEAEFLARREAVERVMVVRQNGERTQIGVLEDNVLVEHYVNKEQATSYVGNVYLGKVQNVLPSMEAAFVDIGKGRNAVLYAGEVNFEALGMAHGPRRIETALKSGQSVLVQVTKDPIGHKGARLTSQVSLPGRYLVYVPEGSMTGISRKLPDTERARLKTILKKIVPEDAGVIVRTAAEGASEDELRRDVERLQQQWEDIQKKSKSSGSSNAPTLLYGEPDMTVRVVRDIFNEDFSKVIVSGNEAWDTIHGYVSHVAPDLTDRLSRWTSEVDIFATYRIDEQLMKALDRKVYLPSGGSLVIDKTEAMVVVDVNTGKFTGQGGNLEETVTKNNLEAAEEIVRQLRLRDLGGIVVVDFIDMVLESNRDLVLRRLLECLGRDRTKHQVAEVTSLGLVQMTRKRVGQGLLESFSETCVHCNGRGVIVHMEQPTSVGGGGGNGKRSKKRRGGSGQDHEQDHSHEHDHDHEHDGDNEVETEAEVAAEVAAPLALPEPEFVPDEELYSSAAEAEAAAGRGRGRRRATRKASAPAGAPKQASAPAPVAEPEPVVEPEPVVEPVAETPAAEAPQGRTRRRATRKATAPAGSPAQAEAVVAEPVVAEPAPAAPAPAAEAPVSDADPVAAEDPVAEAPHVEVPAEEPAAPPRARRRATRKATAPAGSPAGTDEAATVVVTASTEDGQAPESAADADAGSEAAPAKKAARKTAKKATAKKAATKKATATKTAAKKTAAKKTTAKKAAAKKTVAAEQQSPSSVTASADEV
- the galU gene encoding UTP--glucose-1-phosphate uridylyltransferase GalU; its protein translation is MRKIQKAVIPAAGLGTRFLPATKATPKEMLPVVDKPAIQYVVEEAAAAGLSDVLMITGRNKRALEDHFDRNYELESALTRKGDAERLRRVQESSDLATMHYVRQGDPRGLGHAVLCAEPHVGDEPFAVLLGDDLIDPRDPLLARMVEIQEREGGSVVALMEVAPEQIHMYGCAAVEPTSLGDVVRVTGLVEKPEPGDAPSNLAVIGRYVLDPAVFGVLRETEPGRGGEIQLTDALQELAADEKLGGPVHGVVFRGRRYDTGDRGDYLRAIVRLACEREDLGPDFRDWLRGYVAAEL
- a CDS encoding sugar phosphate nucleotidyltransferase, translating into MIGMILAAGAGRRLRPYTDTLPKALVPVGPEGNEESLTVVDLTLGNFAEVGLTEVAIIVGYRKEALYERKAALEAKYGVTLTLIDNDKAEEWNNAYSLWCGRDALKDGVILANGDTVHPVSVEKTLLAARGDGKKIILALDTVKKLADEEMKVVVEDGKGVRRITKLMDPAEATGEYIGVTLIEGEAAEELADALKTTFERDPDLYYEDGYQELVNRGFKVDVEPIGDIKWVEIDNHEDLAKGRTIACQY
- a CDS encoding iron-containing alcohol dehydrogenase family protein; this encodes MPVLTRLIPAPVVVDIRAGALADLAGVLADQRISGSGKLAVAISGGSGRALRERLSDSLPGASWFEVGGGTLNDAVKLAEDMKSGRYDAVVGLGGGKIIDCAKFAAARIGLPLVAVATNLSHDGLCSPVATLDNDAGRGSYGVPNPIAVVIDLDIIREAPVRFVRSGIGDALSNISAVADWELAHQVNGEDIDGLAAAMARQAGEAVLRHPGSLDEDRFLQVLAEGLVLTGISMSVAGDSRPASGACHEINHAFDLLFPRRAASHGEQCGLGAAFAMHLRGAHQESARMAATLRRHGLPVTAQEIGFSVDEFVSVVEFAPRTRPGRYTILEHLNLSPDGVRDAYADYVRAAGS